In Acidobacteriota bacterium, the following proteins share a genomic window:
- a CDS encoding ABC transporter ATP-binding protein, with protein sequence MIEVTELVKKYGALTAVNAISFNARRGEVLGLLGPNGAGKTSTLRMICGFTRPTSGTCRVDGIDVGVNPLDAKRRTGYLPENLPLYPEMTVTEYLTFVAGVREVPGRRLRAAVESAVTGCGLEPVRHRVIRNISRGFRQRTGLAQALIHEPGVLVLDEPTIGLDPVSILDVRALIRRMAGKGTVVLSTHLLHEAELLCDRLLIMDGGSILAEGPPAELVGRASGPLSCECLLEGEREVVEAILESDSLFRGFSLDAGSEGLWRCRFDIAEAGMRAEIVRHILDAELKLCGFRLLKPTLEEVFRAVMDAKPAPGTVPAAGRGGGEA encoded by the coding sequence ATGATCGAAGTCACCGAGCTTGTCAAGAAATACGGGGCCCTGACTGCCGTAAACGCCATTTCCTTCAACGCCCGCCGGGGAGAGGTTCTCGGCCTCCTCGGCCCCAACGGGGCGGGGAAGACATCCACGCTGCGGATGATCTGCGGGTTCACCCGCCCGACGAGCGGCACCTGCCGCGTCGACGGGATCGACGTGGGGGTGAACCCCCTCGACGCGAAGCGCAGGACCGGCTACCTTCCGGAGAATCTGCCGCTGTACCCTGAAATGACGGTCACGGAGTACCTCACCTTCGTGGCGGGGGTCCGGGAGGTCCCGGGCCGCCGGCTTCGCGCCGCCGTGGAGAGCGCTGTGACGGGGTGCGGCCTGGAGCCGGTTCGCCACCGGGTCATCCGGAACATCTCCCGGGGTTTCCGCCAGCGCACCGGCCTGGCGCAGGCCCTGATCCACGAACCGGGGGTGCTGGTCCTGGACGAGCCCACCATCGGCCTGGACCCCGTCAGCATCCTGGACGTCCGCGCCCTGATCCGCCGGATGGCCGGGAAGGGGACCGTCGTGCTCTCCACGCACCTGCTCCACGAGGCCGAACTGCTCTGCGATCGCCTGCTGATCATGGACGGCGGGAGCATCCTGGCGGAGGGCCCCCCGGCCGAACTGGTCGGGAGAGCGTCCGGTCCCCTGAGCTGCGAGTGCCTCCTGGAAGGGGAGCGCGAGGTCGTCGAGGCCATTCTCGAATCCGACTCCCTGTTCCGGGGTTTCTCCCTGGACGCCGGCTCCGAGGGCCTGTGGCGGTGCCGCTTCGACATCGCCGAGGCGGGGATGCGCGCCGAGATCGTCCGGCACATCCTGGACGCCGAGCTGAAGCTCTGCGGGTTCCGGCTCCTGAAACCCACGCTGGAAGAGGTCTTTCGGGCGGTCATGGACGCGAAGCCCGCCCCGGGAACGGTCCCCGCCGCCGGGCGCGGCGGGGGGGAGGCGTGA
- a CDS encoding ABC transporter permease subunit, protein MSLRKIRLVFMKDLRAGIFSPVTWVAVVVFGLLCAFIFQVYFFKLLEMARQADRTLDAPYLLARSYSGFVGSLILFVIPLLTMGAYSEEKRHGTHELLFTLPLTSLEIVVGKFLAGFVMVLLLLFQAMLSMVPLFFVAHPAVMPLACALLGLVLFSAAILGIGQALSGLTDNQVVAACSTFALMLLLFLFDRYSSGTTLGVEGVMAYLSPLHHLDDFLNGVLDLSHTVFFLSVLVAGLFATHQAVEAERNRR, encoded by the coding sequence ATGTCCCTTCGAAAGATCCGGCTCGTCTTCATGAAGGACCTGCGCGCGGGCATTTTCTCCCCGGTGACCTGGGTCGCCGTGGTGGTCTTCGGCCTGCTCTGCGCGTTCATCTTCCAGGTCTATTTCTTCAAACTGCTGGAGATGGCCCGCCAGGCGGACCGGACCCTGGACGCCCCTTACCTCCTGGCCCGTTCCTACAGCGGTTTCGTCGGGAGCCTGATCCTCTTCGTCATCCCCCTTCTGACCATGGGGGCTTACTCCGAGGAGAAGCGGCACGGCACCCACGAGCTTCTGTTCACCCTGCCCCTGACCAGCCTGGAGATCGTCGTGGGCAAATTCCTGGCGGGTTTCGTCATGGTGCTCCTGCTGCTGTTCCAGGCGATGCTGTCCATGGTGCCGCTGTTCTTTGTCGCCCATCCCGCGGTGATGCCCCTGGCCTGTGCCCTCCTCGGCCTGGTGCTGTTCTCCGCCGCGATCCTCGGCATCGGGCAGGCCCTCTCCGGCCTTACGGACAACCAGGTCGTGGCCGCCTGCTCGACCTTCGCGCTCATGCTGCTCCTCTTCCTCTTCGATCGGTACAGTTCGGGCACCACCCTGGGGGTTGAGGGCGTGATGGCCTACCTGTCGCCCCTTCACCACCTGGACGACTTCCTGAACGGGGTCCTGGACCTCTCCCACACCGTGTTCTTCCTCTCCGTCCTGGTCGCCGGGCTCTTCGCCACGCACCAGGCGGTAGAGGCCGAACGGAACCGGAGGTGA
- a CDS encoding substrate-binding domain-containing protein yields the protein MRVVTTGRKRVPRAPARRLSARVRAVLPAAGLVAALALGLGGCGGQAPAVRVVRLATTTSTENSGLLAWLLPKFEKDTGIRVDVIAVGSGKAMALGRTGDVDVILAHSREDEERFMREGYGRYRLDVMYNDFVLVGPPADPAGVRGTRAASAAFKAIAAAGSPFVSRGDESGTHQAERKFWEDAGVTPGGPWYAEAGQAMGAVLLMASNQQAYALTDRATYLKMKPKLELEILLEGDPAMFNPYGVIPVRLAKFGRPEKPEAEILARWLVSPAGQTAIAEFGVAACGKPLFFPNAPGTGR from the coding sequence ATGCGAGTCGTAACGACGGGGAGGAAGAGGGTCCCAAGGGCCCCGGCGCGGCGCCTTTCCGCCCGGGTGCGGGCCGTGCTGCCTGCGGCGGGCCTCGTGGCGGCCCTGGCCCTGGGGCTCGGCGGGTGCGGCGGGCAGGCCCCGGCGGTGCGCGTCGTCCGGCTGGCCACCACCACCAGCACGGAAAACTCCGGTCTGCTGGCCTGGCTGCTGCCGAAGTTCGAGAAGGATACGGGGATCCGGGTGGACGTGATCGCCGTCGGTTCGGGAAAGGCCATGGCGTTGGGTCGCACCGGTGACGTGGACGTCATCCTGGCCCACTCCCGGGAGGACGAGGAACGGTTCATGCGGGAGGGGTACGGCCGCTACCGCCTGGACGTCATGTACAACGACTTCGTCCTGGTCGGGCCCCCGGCGGACCCGGCGGGGGTTCGCGGCACCCGGGCGGCGAGCGCGGCCTTCAAGGCCATCGCCGCCGCCGGTTCCCCCTTCGTCTCGCGGGGAGACGAGTCCGGGACCCACCAGGCGGAGCGGAAATTCTGGGAAGACGCCGGGGTGACCCCCGGCGGGCCGTGGTACGCCGAGGCCGGGCAGGCGATGGGGGCGGTCCTGCTCATGGCGTCCAACCAGCAGGCCTATGCCCTGACGGACCGGGCGACCTACCTCAAGATGAAGCCGAAACTGGAACTCGAGATCCTCCTCGAGGGCGACCCCGCGATGTTCAACCCCTACGGCGTGATCCCGGTCCGCCTGGCGAAATTCGGCCGGCCGGAAAAGCCGGAGGCCGAGATCCTCGCCCGATGGCTGGTTTCCCCCGCAGGCCAGACAGCGATCGCGGAATTCGGGGTGGCCGCCTGCGGCAAGCCGCTCTTCTTCCCCAATGCCCCGGGGACGGGCCGCTGA
- the xerD gene encoding site-specific tyrosine recombinase XerD gives MARDLIGEYLNHLLVEKGLASNSLAAYRRDLAKLAGFAGERQLEPAALTRTDLLEFLKSLYLQNYKPTSIARMVTSVRGFYRFLVFDGLLAADPAHLLESPQRWKNLPKYLDPDEVTRLLLAPGTDKPAGVRDRAILEILYATGLRVSELTGLRVQDFQPEIGFLTCIGKGNKERIIPVGTHAADWVRRYLRECRPLFVKRPVAVLFVNRRGVGFTRQGIWKLVRDCGRKAGITKPLTPHVLRHSFATHLLEHDADLRSVQMMLGHADISTTQIYTHITHQRLKAAYLKFHPRT, from the coding sequence ATGGCCCGCGACCTGATCGGTGAGTACCTCAACCACCTCCTGGTCGAGAAAGGGTTGGCGTCCAATTCCCTGGCGGCCTACCGACGGGACCTGGCGAAGCTGGCCGGTTTTGCGGGCGAAAGACAGCTGGAACCGGCGGCCCTCACCCGGACGGACCTGCTGGAATTCCTCAAATCGCTCTATCTTCAGAACTACAAGCCGACCTCCATCGCCCGGATGGTCACCTCCGTGCGGGGCTTTTACCGCTTTCTCGTCTTCGACGGTCTCCTGGCCGCGGACCCGGCCCACCTGCTGGAATCGCCCCAGCGGTGGAAGAACCTCCCCAAGTACCTGGACCCCGACGAGGTGACGCGCCTGCTCCTGGCGCCGGGGACCGACAAGCCCGCCGGGGTCCGGGACCGGGCCATCCTGGAGATCCTCTACGCCACCGGCCTCCGGGTGTCGGAGCTCACCGGCTTGCGGGTGCAGGATTTTCAGCCCGAGATCGGCTTCCTGACGTGCATCGGAAAGGGCAACAAGGAACGCATCATCCCCGTTGGGACCCACGCGGCGGACTGGGTCCGGAGGTATCTCCGGGAGTGCCGCCCCCTGTTCGTGAAGCGCCCGGTTGCGGTCCTCTTCGTCAACCGCAGGGGGGTCGGCTTCACGCGCCAGGGAATCTGGAAGCTGGTCCGGGACTGCGGCCGGAAGGCGGGGATCACCAAGCCCCTCACCCCGCACGTGCTCAGGCACTCCTTCGCCACGCACCTCCTGGAACACGACGCGGACCTGCGCTCGGTGCAGATGATGCTGGGCCATGCCGACATCTCCACGACCCAGATCTACACGCACATCACGCACCAGCGCCTCAAGGCGGCGTACCTGAAGTTTCACCCGAGGACGTAG
- a CDS encoding lytic transglycosylase domain-containing protein, with amino-acid sequence MILLSALPPGGPSSPVKAGPAAEPTAGFFPTVSFDLLLQRDPGLRAFASAREEIDRLPAAAERTERWRGVIERKAGPGDETCRGLARLKLGDALAGEDPPRALESYCHPEVFRHTALAGPAFERLMSLLESRPELADPALRLLDAAKAGAPADPELRYRWVRHWARAGRAGPVSRIPGGSVAARGANVAWQRLESVLSAREAGNGKAARDGIRDALMDISSPAAWDEARNLAEAASARDWAGTFLSAAETAELGRKFLESQQYRRSWRCFSAVSATPAFRKLPVSMHLSAALSAYRAGEPALALRWAEKIKPSTPVETADRWCLIALCTNRLKKVDLFGKAVPHVLALGQESDLYLPVLRTLAFGAEMDGDLEAVRKLYGIVAARGDSRETRAEAWWKIAWADYAEGRFDLADAGFVRAHGEDPGKEFALAALYWHGVCSLRRANAPEASAVFAAIPRVFPCSYYAELAREHSSRLGRIDPLNVRTAYWMASLQVRYFPPVELPLGTWVTGPGKGELAFLLQSWAAGYPDATRRRLLALGGENPPRDVHALLFDLSWKAGDTFLLIRHFNRAWPEAYGMPLESLPRPVWEALYPARYRDLVERELAGSPVDPWLVLSLIRQESAFREDVRSVSNAVGLMQLLPSTAAVEARWKGRTAPLEKRLEEPGFNIRLGCGYLLKVLRMMDGRVPLALGGYNGGPGRVVKVFTRWQGRLSMEEIVEMIPMTETRNYVKSIFRNYNYYCRLYRGSPAAIRPFLDGRAGS; translated from the coding sequence TTGATTCTCCTCTCCGCCCTCCCTCCGGGCGGCCCCTCCAGCCCCGTGAAGGCCGGCCCGGCGGCGGAGCCGACCGCCGGCTTTTTCCCCACGGTGTCTTTCGATCTCCTCCTGCAACGGGACCCCGGGTTGCGGGCGTTTGCCTCCGCCCGGGAGGAGATCGACCGGCTCCCCGCCGCCGCGGAGCGCACTGAAAGGTGGCGCGGGGTCATCGAACGGAAGGCGGGCCCCGGGGATGAGACCTGCCGCGGGCTCGCCCGGCTCAAACTCGGAGACGCCCTGGCGGGGGAAGACCCGCCGCGGGCCCTGGAATCCTACTGTCACCCCGAGGTCTTCCGGCACACGGCCCTGGCCGGTCCGGCCTTCGAGCGGTTGATGTCGCTGCTCGAATCCCGGCCGGAACTCGCGGACCCGGCCCTCCGCTTGCTGGACGCGGCGAAGGCCGGCGCCCCGGCCGACCCGGAACTCCGTTATCGGTGGGTCCGGCATTGGGCCCGCGCGGGCCGGGCCGGGCCGGTCTCCCGCATTCCCGGCGGGAGTGTGGCTGCCCGCGGGGCAAACGTCGCCTGGCAGCGGTTGGAGTCCGTCCTTTCGGCCCGGGAGGCCGGCAACGGAAAAGCGGCGCGGGACGGGATCCGGGACGCCCTGATGGACATTTCTTCGCCCGCGGCCTGGGATGAGGCGCGTAATCTCGCCGAAGCGGCCTCCGCGAGGGATTGGGCCGGGACGTTCCTGTCGGCGGCGGAGACCGCGGAATTGGGGCGGAAATTCCTGGAAAGCCAGCAGTACCGGCGGTCCTGGCGCTGTTTCTCGGCGGTCTCCGCAACCCCCGCCTTCCGCAAGCTTCCCGTCTCGATGCACCTTTCGGCGGCCCTTTCGGCTTATCGCGCGGGGGAACCGGCCCTTGCCCTGCGCTGGGCGGAAAAGATCAAACCCTCGACGCCCGTGGAGACGGCCGACCGTTGGTGCCTGATCGCCCTTTGCACGAACCGCCTGAAGAAGGTGGACCTCTTCGGGAAGGCCGTCCCCCATGTCCTCGCGCTGGGTCAGGAGTCCGACCTTTACCTCCCGGTTCTGCGGACCCTGGCGTTTGGGGCCGAGATGGACGGTGACCTCGAAGCGGTCCGGAAGCTCTACGGCATCGTCGCGGCCCGGGGGGATTCCCGGGAAACGCGGGCGGAAGCCTGGTGGAAGATCGCCTGGGCGGACTACGCGGAGGGGCGTTTCGACCTGGCGGACGCCGGCTTCGTCCGGGCCCACGGGGAAGACCCCGGGAAGGAGTTCGCCCTGGCCGCGCTGTACTGGCACGGGGTCTGCTCCCTCCGCCGGGCCAACGCCCCCGAGGCGTCCGCGGTGTTCGCCGCCATCCCCCGGGTCTTCCCCTGCTCCTACTATGCCGAGTTGGCCCGTGAGCACTCCTCCCGCCTGGGCCGGATCGACCCGCTCAACGTGCGCACGGCCTACTGGATGGCTTCCCTGCAGGTCCGGTACTTTCCCCCGGTCGAACTGCCGCTGGGGACATGGGTCACCGGGCCGGGCAAGGGGGAACTCGCCTTCCTCCTGCAGTCCTGGGCGGCGGGGTATCCCGACGCGACCCGGCGGCGCCTCCTGGCCCTCGGGGGAGAGAACCCGCCCCGGGACGTCCACGCCCTTCTCTTCGACCTGTCGTGGAAGGCCGGTGACACCTTCCTGCTGATCCGGCATTTCAACCGGGCGTGGCCGGAGGCCTACGGGATGCCCCTCGAAAGCCTGCCGCGCCCCGTCTGGGAAGCCCTCTACCCCGCGCGGTACCGGGACCTGGTCGAGCGGGAACTGGCCGGGAGCCCCGTGGACCCGTGGCTGGTCCTGTCGCTCATCCGGCAGGAGTCCGCTTTCCGCGAGGATGTCCGCTCCGTTTCCAACGCGGTGGGGCTGATGCAGCTTCTGCCCTCCACCGCCGCCGTCGAAGCGCGGTGGAAAGGCCGGACGGCCCCCCTCGAGAAACGCCTCGAGGAGCCCGGGTTCAACATCCGGCTCGGGTGCGGCTACCTGCTCAAGGTGCTCCGCATGATGGACGGGCGCGTGCCGCTGGCCCTGGGAGGGTACAACGGCGGGCCCGGAAGGGTGGTGAAAGTCTTCACGCGCTGGCAGGGGAGGCTGTCCATGGAGGAGATCGTCGAGATGATCCCCATGACGGAGACGCGGAACTACGTCAAGTCCATTTTTCGAAATTACAATTACTACTGCCGCCTCTACCGGGGGTCCCCCGCCGCCATCCGGCCCTTCCTCGACGGGCGGGCCGGTTCCTGA
- a CDS encoding TldD/PmbA family protein: MLDYFRKGRPGLRWTALAVLLAAGFSALPAQDKLLDVLAAELQREMDALKKQETAPYYLAYRVDEVRRVIVSSSFGALTQSDETVNRYLTVMVRVGEPKLDNTHSLRGDMMEGLLSRVPVRVALPLDDDADAIRAILWKETDSRYKAAVDRLAKVKANVAVKVEQEDKSADFTLTGSPAVHFEPPVAAVSVDRDAWAARVKAYSACFKENPKVAEGDAGFSYTTTRKYFVSSEGVRVVQNTAGAYIRINGSTKSDDGMELPLYRTFFAYTPEGLPGDAEVLAEVKALVKKLEALRTAPVVDPYSGPALLSGKASGVFFHEIFGHRIEGHRQKSEDEGQTFKKKVGEKLLPESLTVLCDPLRKQFAGQDLCGYYLFDDEGTKAERVTIVDRGVLRDFLMSRSPIEGFPRSNGHGRSEAGYAPVARQSNLIIETEGKLSMDDLRKRLVEECRKQGKPFGLLFQEVTGGFTMTGRYMPNAFNVTPVEVYRIYADGKPDELVRGVDLVGTPLVIFSNVEAAGGDTGVFTGTCGAESGGVPVTCVSPTLLIRQIEVQKKDKSQEKPPLLPRPCVEGIDGTAVSAVTTR, translated from the coding sequence ATGCTCGATTATTTCCGCAAGGGACGGCCCGGCCTCCGGTGGACGGCGCTCGCCGTCCTCCTGGCGGCGGGTTTTTCCGCCCTGCCCGCGCAGGACAAGTTGCTCGACGTCCTGGCCGCCGAACTGCAACGGGAGATGGACGCCCTGAAGAAACAGGAAACCGCGCCCTACTACCTGGCCTACCGGGTGGACGAGGTCCGCCGGGTGATCGTGTCGTCGTCTTTCGGGGCCCTCACCCAATCCGACGAGACCGTCAACCGCTACCTCACCGTGATGGTCCGGGTCGGCGAACCGAAGCTCGACAACACCCACTCCCTCCGTGGCGACATGATGGAGGGGCTCCTCTCACGGGTGCCCGTCCGGGTCGCCCTGCCCCTGGACGACGACGCCGACGCCATCCGGGCGATCCTGTGGAAAGAGACCGACAGCCGGTACAAGGCCGCGGTGGACCGCCTGGCCAAGGTCAAGGCCAACGTGGCGGTCAAGGTGGAGCAGGAAGACAAGTCCGCCGACTTCACCCTCACCGGGTCCCCGGCGGTGCACTTCGAACCGCCGGTCGCGGCCGTGTCCGTGGACCGGGACGCCTGGGCGGCCCGGGTGAAGGCCTACTCGGCCTGCTTCAAGGAGAACCCGAAAGTCGCCGAGGGGGATGCCGGATTCAGCTACACCACGACGCGCAAGTACTTCGTGTCGAGCGAGGGCGTCCGGGTGGTCCAGAACACCGCCGGCGCCTACATCCGCATCAACGGGAGCACCAAGTCCGACGACGGGATGGAACTGCCCCTTTACCGGACCTTCTTCGCCTACACGCCCGAGGGCCTTCCCGGCGACGCCGAGGTGCTCGCCGAGGTGAAGGCCCTGGTCAAGAAACTGGAAGCCCTCCGGACCGCCCCCGTGGTGGACCCCTACTCCGGGCCCGCCCTCCTCTCTGGCAAGGCCTCGGGGGTCTTCTTCCACGAGATCTTCGGTCACCGCATCGAGGGGCATCGGCAGAAGAGCGAGGACGAGGGGCAGACCTTCAAGAAGAAGGTCGGGGAGAAACTGCTCCCCGAATCCCTGACCGTCCTCTGCGACCCGCTCAGGAAGCAATTTGCGGGGCAGGACCTCTGTGGGTACTACCTGTTCGACGACGAGGGGACGAAGGCGGAACGGGTCACCATCGTCGACCGGGGCGTTCTCCGGGATTTCCTCATGTCCCGTTCCCCCATCGAGGGGTTCCCGCGTTCCAACGGGCACGGCCGATCGGAGGCGGGATACGCCCCGGTGGCTCGCCAGTCCAACCTCATCATCGAAACGGAGGGGAAACTGAGCATGGACGACCTGCGCAAGCGCCTCGTCGAAGAGTGCCGCAAGCAGGGGAAGCCCTTCGGGCTGCTCTTCCAGGAGGTCACGGGGGGCTTCACCATGACGGGCCGTTACATGCCCAACGCCTTCAACGTGACGCCGGTGGAAGTCTACCGCATCTACGCCGACGGCAAACCCGACGAGCTGGTCCGGGGGGTCGACCTGGTGGGGACCCCGCTGGTGATCTTCAGCAACGTGGAGGCCGCCGGCGGCGACACGGGCGTCTTCACGGGGACCTGTGGCGCCGAGTCCGGGGGCGTTCCGGTCACGTGCGTTTCACCCACGCTCCTGATCCGGCAGATCGAGGTTCAGAAAAAGGACAAGTCCCAGGAAAAACCGCCCCTCCTGCCGAGGCCCTGCGTGGAAGGTATCGACGGGACGGCCGTCTCCGCCGTCACCACCCGATGA
- a CDS encoding response regulator has translation MKDLPPYPPPPTDPEKSPQSQRMELLGRLAGGVAHDFNNLLTAILGFAELISFKLRPDDPIQKDLDQIREAGGKAVSLTRQLLAFGRRQHIQKEVLCVNMVVGELEKILRRFVGENISMLSELSSDLGWVSIDRGQLDQVVLNLVFNAKEAMPAGGRLILRTHNAEVDETRAAEQLVNPGPYVGFQVSDTGHRTEEDFRRLPCRPDFLPPDTDPWGMGLASMFVTVRQNGGFVEAASAGETGMTFSVYLPRVPHPAEVKISLADVPPAPAEGFTILLVEDDGSVRALVKDLLRAMAYRVLEADNGDAALVLEKQFKGPIHLLLTDVIMPGISGAELARTFQEIRPDARVLFMSGYAHEAIGGEGVLEPGLQFIQKPFSPRELLEKVRQVLSDAWPPGAPAPGDQQADH, from the coding sequence GTGAAAGACCTGCCGCCTTACCCGCCGCCACCGACCGACCCGGAGAAATCCCCGCAGTCCCAACGGATGGAACTGCTCGGGAGGCTGGCCGGCGGTGTCGCCCACGACTTCAACAACCTCCTCACCGCGATCCTGGGCTTCGCGGAGCTGATCTCCTTCAAGCTCCGGCCGGACGACCCGATCCAGAAGGACCTGGACCAGATCCGCGAGGCCGGCGGGAAGGCGGTCTCCCTCACGCGCCAACTGCTCGCCTTCGGCCGCCGTCAGCACATCCAGAAGGAAGTCCTCTGCGTGAACATGGTGGTGGGGGAACTGGAGAAAATCCTGCGGCGCTTCGTCGGGGAGAACATCTCGATGCTCTCGGAGCTCAGCTCCGACCTCGGGTGGGTGTCCATCGACCGCGGACAGCTCGACCAGGTCGTCCTCAACCTCGTCTTCAACGCCAAGGAAGCCATGCCGGCCGGTGGACGGCTCATCCTGAGGACCCACAACGCCGAAGTCGATGAGACCCGGGCCGCTGAACAGCTGGTCAATCCGGGGCCTTACGTCGGGTTCCAGGTTTCGGATACCGGCCACCGAACCGAGGAGGATTTCCGCCGCCTGCCCTGTCGCCCCGATTTCCTGCCCCCGGACACGGACCCCTGGGGGATGGGGCTGGCGTCGATGTTCGTCACGGTCCGGCAGAACGGCGGGTTCGTCGAAGCCGCCTCGGCCGGTGAGACGGGGATGACCTTCAGCGTCTACCTCCCCCGCGTGCCGCACCCCGCCGAGGTGAAGATCAGCCTGGCCGACGTCCCGCCGGCCCCCGCCGAGGGCTTCACCATTCTCCTGGTGGAAGACGACGGGAGTGTCCGGGCCCTGGTGAAGGACCTTCTCCGCGCCATGGCCTACCGGGTCCTGGAAGCGGACAACGGGGACGCCGCCCTCGTTCTCGAGAAGCAGTTCAAGGGGCCCATCCACCTGCTGCTCACCGACGTGATCATGCCCGGGATCTCCGGCGCCGAGCTGGCGCGCACCTTCCAGGAGATCCGGCCCGATGCCCGGGTGCTGTTCATGTCGGGTTACGCCCACGAGGCCATCGGCGGCGAAGGCGTCCTGGAGCCCGGGCTCCAGTTCATCCAGAAACCCTTCTCGCCCCGGGAACTGCTGGAAAAGGTCCGGCAGGTCCTGTCGGACGCCTGGCCGCCCGGGGCTCCGGCCCCGGGCGACCAACAGGCGGATCACTGA
- a CDS encoding phosphatase PAP2 family protein, with amino-acid sequence MANGNQSANSSGDRPYAPGGLRPGDKVLFVFSLFTILMTLTRQRAVEHAGLQVAALGLFLLFILVLGRFPFPSRSLPLRILRVWYPVAAIPLLFMAVGKVVSVHSARDGDALLRSWDLALFGAHPSVALQATHHPVLTEALQLVYSSFYFIPVTIGLALFLRGRTGDYDQFVFLVCYGFCLSYLGYFLLPAISPSFGLHGHYAFPLEGVWAYGGLSALQTRLESIHRDCFPSGHTMMTLVFLHFAWRKTRKLFYVLLPVGIALIFSTLYLRYHYAVDLVAGLAAYLFCAASAAPLYRLLSGDRPGPPGRNPCTLGGIA; translated from the coding sequence ATGGCAAACGGGAATCAGAGCGCCAACTCGTCGGGAGACCGGCCTTACGCCCCCGGGGGTCTCCGGCCCGGCGACAAGGTCCTTTTCGTCTTCTCCCTCTTCACGATCCTGATGACCCTGACCCGTCAACGGGCCGTGGAGCACGCCGGCCTCCAGGTGGCCGCCCTGGGCCTGTTCCTCCTCTTCATCCTGGTGCTGGGGCGCTTCCCCTTCCCCAGCCGCAGCCTGCCGCTCCGCATCCTGCGCGTCTGGTACCCCGTGGCCGCCATCCCCCTGCTCTTCATGGCCGTCGGGAAGGTGGTCTCCGTCCACAGCGCCCGGGACGGGGACGCCCTGCTCAGGTCCTGGGACCTCGCCCTTTTCGGCGCCCACCCTTCCGTCGCGCTCCAGGCAACCCACCACCCGGTGCTCACCGAGGCCCTTCAACTGGTCTACTCCAGCTTCTACTTCATCCCCGTGACCATCGGCCTGGCCCTCTTCCTCCGGGGACGAACCGGCGACTACGACCAGTTCGTCTTCCTGGTCTGCTACGGTTTCTGCCTCTCCTACCTGGGGTACTTCCTGCTGCCGGCCATCAGCCCTTCCTTCGGGCTGCACGGGCACTACGCCTTCCCCCTGGAGGGGGTCTGGGCCTACGGGGGCCTTTCCGCGCTCCAGACGCGCCTGGAGTCGATCCACCGGGACTGTTTCCCCTCCGGGCACACCATGATGACCCTGGTGTTCCTGCACTTCGCCTGGCGCAAGACGCGGAAACTCTTCTACGTCCTCCTGCCCGTCGGGATCGCCCTGATCTTCTCCACCCTCTACCTGCGCTATCACTACGCGGTCGACCTCGTCGCGGGCCTGGCCGCCTACCTTTTCTGCGCGGCGTCGGCCGCCCCGCTCTACCGCCTGTTGAGCGGCGACCGGCCGGGACCGCCCGGGAGAAACCCCTGCACACTCGGAGGCATCGCGTGA